A window of Kineococcus sp. NBC_00420 genomic DNA:
GACTACCGCAGCTACACGGCGGCCTTCGACGACGCCTCGGACCGCAAGTGGGAGCTGGTGTCGGCGTTCGTGGAGCCGGGGCGGGTGGTGGACCTGGGCTGCGCGGCGGGGGGTCTGCTGGAGCGGGCGGCTCGGGACCCGCGGTTGGCGGAGTCGGACCTCTACGGGGTGGACGTGTCGCGGCACCTGGTGGCGGAGGCGGAGCACCGTCGGGCGCAGGGGGTGTTCGCCCACCCCAACGTCTTCTTCGCCCAGCGCAACCTGTTGCGCTCGGCGGTCTTCCCGGTGGCGTCGGTCAGCACGACGCTGACGGTGGCCCTGACCCACGAGATCGCCAGCTACGGCGCGGGGCGGGCGGACCTGGAGCGGTTGGCGGAGCGGATCTTCGAGCACACGGCGCCGGGCGGGGTGTGGGTCTGTTCCGACGTGCTGGGTCCGCGGGAGGGGGACCGGCTGGTGCACCTGGTGCTGGACGGGGTCGGTGCGGGGGTGGCGCCGCGGGACCTGGCCGGTCTGGACGGTGGGGACGTGGCGGCCGTGGTGGGCGCGATGTCGCCGGCGGAGCGGTTGGTGCAGTTCGCGCAGGACTTCCCGGCGCTCTCCGGCGGGCGCTGCGACGTGCGGTGGGTCGGGCCTGGTGTGGCGGAGCTGACCCTGCGGGCGGCGATGGAGTTCCTCACCACCCGCGACTACGTGGACAGCTGGCTCTCGGAGTGCCACGAGCGGTTCTGCGACATGACGTGGCCGGACTGGGTCGAGCTGCTGGAGGGGGTGGGGTTCGGGGTGGAGCCGGTGAGCGGGGCGTGGCGCAACGAGTGGCTGGTGGAGAACCGGCTGTCGGTGGGGGCCTCGGTGCGGGACGCGGTGACGGGTGCGGAGCTGGCCTGGCCGCAGACGCACGTCACGTTCGTGGTCCGACGCCCTCGGTGACCGGCCGGCAACGCGCCGACGTCGAATCCACCGCGCGATCCCGGGTCCGCGGGTTACTGTCGAACGCATCCACCCAGAGGGGAGATGCGCCATGACGGAGCCCCAGCGCCGCTTCGGCGGCGGAGGTGAGCGGGACGCCCGCCATCTCACCGCGCTCGAGGAACAGCTCGGAGCCGCCCGGACCCGACTCGCCCAGGTCAGTGCCCAGAACGACCGCCTCGCCACGACGCTGCGCGAGGCACGGGACCAGATCGTCGCGCTGAAGTCGGAGGTGGACCGTCTCGGTCAGCCGCCCGCGCAGTTCGCGACGTTCCTGGAGGCCGCCGGTGAGGGCACGGCCGACATCATGTCGGCGGGTCGGCGGATGCGGGTGGCGGTGAGCCCGGCGATCGACCTGGACTCGTTGAAGCCCGGCCAGGACGTGATGGTCAACGAGGCCATGAACGTGGTGGCGGCGTTCGACTACGAGCGCACGGGCGAGCTCGCCTCCGTCAAGGAGATCCTGCCCGACGGGCGGGTCCTGGTGCTCGCGCGCGCCGACGAGGAGCGCGTGGTACGTCTGGCCGGTCCGTTGATGGACGGCCCGCTGCGGGTCGGGGACTCCCTGACCATCGACACCCGGTCCGGGTTCGCCTTCGAGCGGATCCCGAAGGCGGAGGTCGAGGAGCTGGTCCTGGAGGAGGTCCCGGACATCGACTACGAGGACATCGGTGGCCTCGGGCCGCAGATCGAGGCGATCCGCGACGCGGTGGAGCTGCCGTTCCTGCACGCGGACCTGTTCCGCGAGCACGGTCTGCGCCCGCCGAAGGGGATCCTGCTCTACGGCCCGCCCGGGTGCGGGAAGACGCTCATCGCGAAGGCCGTCGCGAACTCGCTGGCCAAGAAGGCCGCGGAGCTGCGGGGCGAGAGCCAGGCCAAGAGCTACTTCCTGAACATCAAGGGTCCGGAGCTGCTGAACAAGTACGTCGGCGAGACCGAGCGCCACATCCGGCTGATCTTCGCCCGGGCGCGGGAGAAGGCGAGCGCCGGGACGCCGGTGGTGGTGTTCTTCGACGAGATGGAGTCGTTGTTCCGCACCCGTGGGTCGGGGGTGTCCTCGGACGTGGAGACGACGATCGTGCCGCAGCTGCTGTCGGAGCTGGACGGGGTGGAGCGCCTGGAGAACGTCATCGTGATCGGCGCCTCGAACCGCGAGGACATGATCGACCCGGCGATCCTGCGCCCGGGCCGGCTGGACGTGAAGATCAAGATCGAGCGTCCGGACGCGGAGAGCGCGGGGCAGATCTTCGCGAAGTACCTGACGCCGGACCTGCCGTTGCACGCGGACGACGTCGCGGTGAACGGGGGGACGAAGCAGCTCACGGTCGAGGCGATGATCCGGGCGACGGTGGAGCGGATGTACACCGAGAGCGAGGAGAACGAGTTCCTCGAGGTGACGTACGCGGGCGGTGACAAGGAGGTCCTGTACTACAAGGACTTCAACTCGGGCGCGATGATCCAGAACATCGTGGACCGGGCGAAGAAGATGGCGATCAAGGACCTGCTGACCCTGAACCAGAAGGGGGTGCGGGTGGATCACCTGATGAGTGCGTGCGTGGACGAGTTCAAGGAGAACGAGGACCTGCCGAACACGACGAACCCGGACGACTGGGCCCGGATCTCGGGCAAGAAGGGTGAGCGGATCGTCTTCATCCGCACGTTGATGCAGGGGAAGAAGGGCACGGAGGCGGGCCGCTCGATCGACACGGTCGCCAACACGGGTCAGTACCTGTAGGTCGCTTCCCGTCCGGTGGTGCGCAGGGCCGTCCTCGTCAGCGGGGGCGGCCTTCCGCACGTCCGGTCTCCCACCAGCGCGGCCAGGCGGCGAGGAGGGCGCGGGTGTCGGGGACGAAGGGCCAGGCGGGGTCGGCGAGGCGGTCGCGCAGGGTGACGGGGTCCTCCCACCAGCCCTCGGCGACCTCGCTGGGTTGCAGGGTGAGGGGGGTCCCGTCCCAGTCGGCGGTGTAGACGTGGGCGAGGTAGTGGGTGGTGTCGTCGCGGTACCAGGTGGTGGTGACGGGGCGCAGGTCGGCGTCGAGGCCGAGTTCCTCGCGCAGTTCGCGGTGGGCGGCGTGCAGGGGGGTCTCGCCGGCGTCGACGACGCCACCGGCGAGGCAGTCGTGGGCGCCGGGGTTGAGGTCCTTGACGTCGGTGCGGCGGTGCACGAAGACGCGGCCGGTGGCGGGGTCGCGCAGCAGGACGCCGGTGGCGGCGTGGGGGAGGTTGCGGGCGCGGACCTCGGCGCGTGGGGCACTGCCGGTGACCCGTCCGGCACGGTCCGTCGGGTCGTAGAGGTCGACGAGTTCCTGGCCCGGAGTGCTCACCCGTTCGAGGGTAGGGACCGGTGTCCGGGGTGCGACCCAGGGGGGAGGGGCAGGTGTCGAAGACCACGCCTGAGGTGGACCCGTGGACGCTCGGGCAAGCCCTAGTGTGACCAGGTGCGAGCCCACCTCACGACTCCGCGCCCGTCCCGGCGTCCCCTCCGTGCCCTGTCCGCCGTCGCCGTCGGGGCCTCGTTCGTGCTGGTCGCCTCGGCGTGCAGCAAGGACGAGGCTCCGGCGTTGTCGACGGCGACCGTCGCCCGGGGTGACGTCGCGGAGGTCGTCGACGCGCCGGGGACGGTGCAGCCGCGGGCCTCGGCGGTGGTGAAGTCCCCGGCGGCGGGGACGGTGGCGACGTTGAACGTGAGCGACGGCCAGCAGGTCGCGGCCGGTGACGTGCTGATGACGATCGACTCTCCGTCGGCGGTGTCGAACCTCGCGCAGGCGAAGCAGGCCGACGAGGACGCCGCGGCGTCGGGGTCCTCGGGGTCCGGCTCGGCGAAGAGCGCCTCGCAGGTGGCGGCGCAGCAGCGCAAGGCGGCGGCGGACGCGGCGGCGCGCTTCTCCGAGGCGGAGACCCAGGCGCAGGCCATCGCGGACCCCGCGGCGCGGGCGGCGGCACTGGCGGCCGTGCAGTCCTCGCGGACGCAGTACCAGCTGCTGGCTTCGCAGACGCAGGCCCTGGTGGACCAGGTGAACGCGGGGCTGGGGAACCTGGACACGGCGGTGTCGTCGTTGGGTCAGGCCCAGCGCGTGCAGACGCGGGCGGCGGTCTCGGCGGCGCAGGCCACGGTGGACGCCCTGGTGGTGAAGGCGCCGATCTCGGGAAAGGTGTCGCTGTCCGCGACGGGGGGTTCGGGGTCGGCGAACCTGCCCGCGGGGGCCGAGGCGCTGCTGGCGGGCAGCGGGGTGTCGTTGCCCGCCGCGGCCGCCGGGTCGGACTCCGGTGCGGCGGGTGCCCCGGTGCTGGCTCAGGGTGCGGCCGTGGCGTCGGGGGCGACGGTGCTCAACGTCATCGACGCGTCGACGCTGAGCCTGACGGCGGACGTCGACGAGACGGACGTGCTGAGCGTGAAGCCGGGGATCGGGGCCGACGTGAACATCGACGCGGTGCCCGGGGCGAAGTACCACGGGACGGTCACAAGCATCGACCCGACGCCCAAGGGCGGCGGCGGGAGCTCGGTGACGTACACGGTCCGCCTGAGCTACGACGGCGGGACGGGCGGGGACGGCACCCCGGCGGCGACGCCGCTGCCGGGCATGTCGGCGACGGTGTCGCTGGTCGTGCAGGAGGTGGACGGCGTCGTGGAGGTCCCGGCCGCGGCCGTGGTGCGGGCCGGGTCCGACAACGGCGCGAAGGACTCCGACACCGTCTGGATCGTCTCCGGCGGCAAGGCGGAGCGACGCGCGGTGACCGTGGGGGTCCGGGGGGAGACCGACGTGGAGATCACCAAGGGTCTCGACGGCGGCGAGGAGATCGTCACCGAGGGCGCGGCCGGCGTGAAGCAGGGACAGCAGGTCTCGTGACCCGTCCCGACACGGGCCACCCGCAGGACACCACCGAGAACCACGAGAACCACGACCAGGAGCGCGCGCTGATCCCGTCCCCCGAGCACCACCCGACGCTGCGCGCGGCCGCGATCGAGGCGGTCGAGGTCACCCGTTCCTACCGCTTCGGCGACACGACGGTCGACGCGCTGCGGGGGGTGACCTTCACCGTCGCGGAGGGGGAGTACGCCGCGATCGTGGGCCCCAGCGGATCGGGCAAGTCGACGCTGATGCACCTGCTGGGCTGCCTGGACCGTCCGACGTCGGGGATCCTGCGCGTCGGTGGGCGCAACATCGCCGACCTGGGCGACGCGGAGCTCGCGGAGCTGCGCAACGAGGAGATCGGGTTCGTGTTCCAGGCCTTCCAGCTGCTGCCGCGCTCCAGCGCCATCGACAACGTGGCGTTGCCGCTGCTGTACCGCGGCGTCAAGGGCAGCGAGCGGCGCGACATGGCGGCCGAGGCGTTGAAGGCGGTGAACCTGGGGCACCGCCTGACCCACCGGCCCACCCAGATGTCCGGCGGCGAGCAGCAGCGGGTGGCGATCGCGCGGGCGCTGGTCGGCCAACCGCGGATCCTGCTCGCCGACGAACCCACCGGCAACCTCGACTCCAAGAACGGGGCCGAGGTGATGCGCATCCTGGAGGAGCTGAACTCCGCCCGGGGCGTCGCGGTGGTCCTCGTCACCCACGACGACGAGGTCGCCGGCCGCGCGCGCCGTCAGGTCCGGGTGCGTGACGGCCTGGTGGAGCGCGACACGGCGGACGGAGCCGACGCGTGAAGGGCTTCGAAGCGTTCCGCGTCGCACTGGACGCGTTGCGCGGCAACCGGATGCGCAGCCTGCTCACGATGCTCGGCATCATCATCGGCATCGCCGCCGTCATCGTCGTGGTCTCCATCGGGTCCGGGGCGCGCAACCAGATCGAGTCCCAGGTCGAAGGTCTCGGCTCCAACCTGATCCTCGTCGTGCCCGGGCAGTTCGACACCAACAACCTCGGTTCCAACGCGCCCTCGACGTCGACGATGCAGGTCCAGGACGGCAAGGTCCTCGCCGACGTGGTCGGCGACGAGAGCGCCGTCACGGCGCGGGTCTCCACGGGCGCGCAGGTGCGGGCCGGGACGGTCGAGCGGTTCGTCACCATCCAGGGCGCGGACCAGAACCTGCCCCGGGTCCTCACCCGCCCGGTCGCCGAGGGCCAGTACTTCACCTCCGTCGACGTCGACGCCCGCCGCCGGGTCGCGGTGCTGGGCTCGCAGGCGGCGCAGAACCTCTTCCCCGGGGCGGACCCGCTGGGCCGCCAGATCACGGTGGCGGGCACCCGCTTCCAGGTGATCGGGGTGCTGCGGGAGAAGGGGGAGAGCTTCGGGGTCTCCCAGGACAACGAGATCCACATCCCGATCACCACGGCCCAGCGGTTGTTCTCCCTCGACCGCGTCGACGCGTTCGCGGTGAAGGCGCCGTCCTCCGACGTCGTCCCGGCGCTGTCGGACAAGTTGTGGCGGGCGATGAAGGCGCAGTACCCGGACCAGACGTTCAGCGCGGTCACCCAGACCCAGATCCTCGGCGTCATCGGCCAGATCCTCGGGCTGCTGACGGCGGTGCTGGCCGCGATCGCGGGGATCTCGCTGCTCGTGGGCGGGGTCGGGGTCTCCAACATCATGCTCGTCTCGGTGCGCGAACGGACCCGGGAGATCGGGCTGCGCAAGGCCCTCGGCGCCCGCCAGCGCGACGTCCTCGTGCAGTTCCTCGTCGAGGCCGTCCTGCTGACCAGCGTCGGCGGGATCATCGGCATCCTCATCGGGGTGGCCGGGTCGATCGCGGTGAACCAGCTCTCCCCGCTGCCGGCGACGATCGAGTGGTGGAGCCCGGTGGTGGCGTTCGTCGTCTCCGCGGCCGTCGGCATCTTCTTCGGGGTGTTCCCGGCGCGTCGGGCGGGACGCCTGGACCCGGTCGTCGCGCTGCGCACGGAGTGAGCCGCATAGGGTCCTCGGCATGACAGTCAGGCGTGTGACCGGGATCGAGACCGAGTACGGCATCTCGGTGCCGGGGGACCCGGGCGCCAACCCGATGCTGCTCTCGGCCCAGGTCGTCAACGCCTACGCCTCGCCCGCGACGGGCTCGATGCGCAGCTCCCTCACGGGCGGTTCGCGGGCCCGCTGGGACTACGAGGACGAGGCGCCGCTGCGCGACGCGCGCGGGTACGAGATCGACCGCGCCAAGGCCCACCCCTCGCAGCTGACCGACGCGCCGGGCCGTTCGCCGGGGACGAGGCGGGCCGCGCCCAACGCCTCCGACGTCGTCACCGCGGAGACCGAGGACCCGACGATGGCCAACGTCATCCTCACCAACGGGGCCCGGTTCTACGTCGACCACGCCCACCCCGAGTACTCCTCACCGGAGATCCTCACCCCGCGCGACGCGGTGCTGTGGGACCGGGCGGGGGAGCTGATCCTCCTCGAGGCGCTGCGCCGGGTCGCGGCGACGCCCGGGCTGACCCCGGTGACGATCTACAAGAACAACACCGACGGCAAGGGCGCCTCCTACGGCACCCACGAGAACTACCTGATGAACCGCTCGACGTCCTTCACCGACGTCGTGCGCCACCTCACCCCCTTCTTCGTCTCCCGGCAGGTGTTCACCGGGGCCGGTCGGGTGGGGATCGGGCAGGACTCCGCCCGGCCCGGGTTCCAGATCAGCCAGCGCGCGGACTTCTTCGAGGTCGAGGTGGGGCTGGAGACCACCATGAAGCGCCCGATCATCAACACCCGCGACGAACCGCACGCCACCGTGGAGAAGTACCGTCGCCTCCACGTGATCATCGGCGACGCGACGATGTGCGAGGTCGCGACGCTGCTCAAGATCGGGACGACCTCCCTGGTCCTGGCGATGCTCGAGGCGGGAGCGCTCGAGGGTGGCCCCGCCGGGAACCTGCAGCTCGCCGAACCCGTCCGCGCCCTGCACGAGGTCTCCCACGACCCCGGCCTCACCCAGCTCGTCCGGTTGCGCGACGGGCGCCGGATGACCGCGGTGCAGCTGCAGCGGGCCTACCTGGAGGCCGCGCAGGCCTTCGTCGCCGACCGCTACGGCGAGGACGCGGACGCCGACACCGTCGAGGTCCTCACCCGGTGGGAGCAGATCCTCACCAAGCTGGAGACCGACGTGTTCTCCGCGGCCCGCGAGGTCGACTGGATCGCGAAGCTGCGCCTGCTCGAGGGCTACCGCTCCCGCGACGGCCTGGACTGGGACCACGCCCGGCTGGCCGCGGTGGACCTGCAGTGGTCCGACATCCGGCCCGAGAAGGGCCTCTACCTCAAGCTCGCCGAGCGTGGCCAGGTCGAACGCCTCCTGGACCCCGCCGACGTCGCCCGCGCCGTGGAGCACCCCCCGACCGACACCCGCGCCTACTTCCGCGGGGAGTGCCTGGCCCGCTACGGCCCGCGCGTCGCGGCGGCCAGCTGGGACTCGGTGATCTTCGACATCGCCGGGCGGGGCGCCCTGCAGCGCGTCCCCACCCTCGAGCCGTTGCGGGGCACCAAGGAGCACGTCGGGGCGCTGCTGGACCGATGCGAGACCGCGGAAGAACTCGTGGCCGCCCTCACCAACGGGTGACGCAGGCCGCACTTCCGCGCCGGGCGGGCGTGGCGGGGTTAGTGTCGGAACACG
This region includes:
- a CDS encoding ABC transporter permease, whose translation is MKGFEAFRVALDALRGNRMRSLLTMLGIIIGIAAVIVVVSIGSGARNQIESQVEGLGSNLILVVPGQFDTNNLGSNAPSTSTMQVQDGKVLADVVGDESAVTARVSTGAQVRAGTVERFVTIQGADQNLPRVLTRPVAEGQYFTSVDVDARRRVAVLGSQAAQNLFPGADPLGRQITVAGTRFQVIGVLREKGESFGVSQDNEIHIPITTAQRLFSLDRVDAFAVKAPSSDVVPALSDKLWRAMKAQYPDQTFSAVTQTQILGVIGQILGLLTAVLAAIAGISLLVGGVGVSNIMLVSVRERTREIGLRKALGARQRDVLVQFLVEAVLLTSVGGIIGILIGVAGSIAVNQLSPLPATIEWWSPVVAFVVSAAVGIFFGVFPARRAGRLDPVVALRTE
- a CDS encoding ABC transporter ATP-binding protein, producing MRAAAIEAVEVTRSYRFGDTTVDALRGVTFTVAEGEYAAIVGPSGSGKSTLMHLLGCLDRPTSGILRVGGRNIADLGDAELAELRNEEIGFVFQAFQLLPRSSAIDNVALPLLYRGVKGSERRDMAAEALKAVNLGHRLTHRPTQMSGGEQQRVAIARALVGQPRILLADEPTGNLDSKNGAEVMRILEELNSARGVAVVLVTHDDEVAGRARRQVRVRDGLVERDTADGADA
- a CDS encoding class I SAM-dependent methyltransferase — protein: MSLVVRHVLFPGRHHLVTSFQTRYLRSLLAGELVDSAGVPVVCAVDADVVWAVTSATHSGTRRNPLPGHRREAMVERVSAVEGLASLVAPVADVPASPRFARTVLASVELSTGVAATPEDTVLACSTPGVAAMYAELGFRVVAVEDGDPAGPARPWDVLEMVAAGDGRWRELAHPEVVRFYDRYGLAAQVALIHADPTVSTEGDLTSTRDYRSYTAAFDDASDRKWELVSAFVEPGRVVDLGCAAGGLLERAARDPRLAESDLYGVDVSRHLVAEAEHRRAQGVFAHPNVFFAQRNLLRSAVFPVASVSTTLTVALTHEIASYGAGRADLERLAERIFEHTAPGGVWVCSDVLGPREGDRLVHLVLDGVGAGVAPRDLAGLDGGDVAAVVGAMSPAERLVQFAQDFPALSGGRCDVRWVGPGVAELTLRAAMEFLTTRDYVDSWLSECHERFCDMTWPDWVELLEGVGFGVEPVSGAWRNEWLVENRLSVGASVRDAVTGAELAWPQTHVTFVVRRPR
- a CDS encoding efflux RND transporter periplasmic adaptor subunit, translated to MRAHLTTPRPSRRPLRALSAVAVGASFVLVASACSKDEAPALSTATVARGDVAEVVDAPGTVQPRASAVVKSPAAGTVATLNVSDGQQVAAGDVLMTIDSPSAVSNLAQAKQADEDAAASGSSGSGSAKSASQVAAQQRKAAADAAARFSEAETQAQAIADPAARAAALAAVQSSRTQYQLLASQTQALVDQVNAGLGNLDTAVSSLGQAQRVQTRAAVSAAQATVDALVVKAPISGKVSLSATGGSGSANLPAGAEALLAGSGVSLPAAAAGSDSGAAGAPVLAQGAAVASGATVLNVIDASTLSLTADVDETDVLSVKPGIGADVNIDAVPGAKYHGTVTSIDPTPKGGGGSSVTYTVRLSYDGGTGGDGTPAATPLPGMSATVSLVVQEVDGVVEVPAAAVVRAGSDNGAKDSDTVWIVSGGKAERRAVTVGVRGETDVEITKGLDGGEEIVTEGAAGVKQGQQVS
- the dop gene encoding depupylase/deamidase Dop, which gives rise to MTVRRVTGIETEYGISVPGDPGANPMLLSAQVVNAYASPATGSMRSSLTGGSRARWDYEDEAPLRDARGYEIDRAKAHPSQLTDAPGRSPGTRRAAPNASDVVTAETEDPTMANVILTNGARFYVDHAHPEYSSPEILTPRDAVLWDRAGELILLEALRRVAATPGLTPVTIYKNNTDGKGASYGTHENYLMNRSTSFTDVVRHLTPFFVSRQVFTGAGRVGIGQDSARPGFQISQRADFFEVEVGLETTMKRPIINTRDEPHATVEKYRRLHVIIGDATMCEVATLLKIGTTSLVLAMLEAGALEGGPAGNLQLAEPVRALHEVSHDPGLTQLVRLRDGRRMTAVQLQRAYLEAAQAFVADRYGEDADADTVEVLTRWEQILTKLETDVFSAAREVDWIAKLRLLEGYRSRDGLDWDHARLAAVDLQWSDIRPEKGLYLKLAERGQVERLLDPADVARAVEHPPTDTRAYFRGECLARYGPRVAAASWDSVIFDIAGRGALQRVPTLEPLRGTKEHVGALLDRCETAEELVAALTNG
- a CDS encoding NUDIX domain-containing protein, whose amino-acid sequence is MSTPGQELVDLYDPTDRAGRVTGSAPRAEVRARNLPHAATGVLLRDPATGRVFVHRRTDVKDLNPGAHDCLAGGVVDAGETPLHAAHRELREELGLDADLRPVTTTWYRDDTTHYLAHVYTADWDGTPLTLQPSEVAEGWWEDPVTLRDRLADPAWPFVPDTRALLAAWPRWWETGRAEGRPR